A window of Diospyros lotus cultivar Yz01 chromosome 14, ASM1463336v1, whole genome shotgun sequence contains these coding sequences:
- the LOC127789764 gene encoding E3 ubiquitin-protein ligase AIRP2-like isoform X4, with the protein MVDYYQVAARRASYPDSIQILEADIQHANTLAASIPRAKDGTFLQMKLLYNPSVHVLRFLLQWMDLSCSCLLPSYLNLFYVVVYKVSPDWKPIISSHARKATIREFYTLVLPSLQRLSNNIADVNQDDDLMTTARTSSEEKRDLDFDRDEECGICLEPCTQMVLPNCCHAMCINCYRDWKMRSESCPFCRGSLRRVSSGDLWVLMSSRDAVDPETASREEILQFYLYINSLPKDTPDAVFLMYYEYLI; encoded by the exons ATGGTGGATTATTATCAGGTTGCTGCGAGAAGGGCTTCCTACCCAGACTCCATCCAGATCCTTGAGGCTGATATTCAGCACGCGAACACGCT CGCAGCATCTATTCCCAGAGCCAAAGATGGCACTTTTCTTCAAATGAAATTGCTCTACAATCCCTCTGTGCATGTTTTAAGGTTTTTATTGCAATGGATGGATCTCTCATGTTCATGTTTGCTCCCAAGTTACCTAAATCTCTTCTATGTGGTTGTCTATAAG GTTTCACCAGATTGGAAGCCAATCATCTCTTCCCATGCAAGGAAGGCTACCATTAGAGAATTCTACA CTTTGGTGCTTCCATCTCTCCAGCGCCTCAGCAACAACATCGCGGATGTTAATCAAGATGATGACCTAATGACTACTGCAAGAACAAGCTCAGAGGAGAAGAGGGACCTTGATTTCGACAGAGACGAGGAGTGTGGAATCTGCTTAGAGCCCTGCACCCAAATGGTTTTACCAAACTGCTGCCATGCTATGTGCATCAATTGCTACCGTGACTG GAAAATGAGATCAGAGTCGTGCCCATTCTGTCGGGGCAGCCTGAGGAGAGTGAGCTCAGGAGATTTGTGGGTTCTCATGTCCAGTCGCGACGCGGTTGATCCTGAAACTGCATCGAGGGAGGAGATTCTGCAGTTCTATCTGTACATAAACAGCCTGCCTAAAGACACCCCGGATGCTGTCTTCTTAATGTATTACGAGTATTTGATTTAA
- the LOC127789764 gene encoding E3 ubiquitin-protein ligase AIRP2-like isoform X5, whose amino-acid sequence MVDYYQVAARRASYPDSIQILEADIQHANTLFLLQWMDLSCSCLLPSYLNLFYVVVYKVSPDWKPIISSHARKATIREFYTLVLPSLQRLSNNIADVNQDDDLMTTARTSSEEKRDLDFDRDEECGICLEPCTQMVLPNCCHAMCINCYRDWYIYAYQSLSDLKFTLFLVFDFKEEFLPYVHSNSVLPPLQENEIRVVPILSGQPEESELRRFVGSHVQSRRG is encoded by the exons ATGGTGGATTATTATCAGGTTGCTGCGAGAAGGGCTTCCTACCCAGACTCCATCCAGATCCTTGAGGCTGATATTCAGCACGCGAACACGCT GTTTTTATTGCAATGGATGGATCTCTCATGTTCATGTTTGCTCCCAAGTTACCTAAATCTCTTCTATGTGGTTGTCTATAAG GTTTCACCAGATTGGAAGCCAATCATCTCTTCCCATGCAAGGAAGGCTACCATTAGAGAATTCTACA CTTTGGTGCTTCCATCTCTCCAGCGCCTCAGCAACAACATCGCGGATGTTAATCAAGATGATGACCTAATGACTACTGCAAGAACAAGCTCAGAGGAGAAGAGGGACCTTGATTTCGACAGAGACGAGGAGTGTGGAATCTGCTTAGAGCCCTGCACCCAAATGGTTTTACCAAACTGCTGCCATGCTATGTGCATCAATTGCTACCGTGACTGGTACATATATGCGTACCAGTCTCTCTCTGATCTCAAGTTCACTCTCTTCTTAGTATTCGATTTCAAAGAAGAGTTTCTGCCTTACGTACATAGCAATTCTGTCCTCCCTCCCTTGCAGGAAAATGAGATCAGAGTCGTGCCCATTCTGTCGGGGCAGCCTGAGGAGAGTGAGCTCAGGAGATTTGTGGGTTCTCATGTCCAGTCGCGACGCGGTTGA
- the LOC127789764 gene encoding E3 ubiquitin-protein ligase AIRP2-like isoform X3, whose translation MVDYYQVAARRASYPDSIQILEADIQHANTLAASIPRAKDGTFLQMKLLYNPSVHVLRFLLQWMDLSCSCLLPSYLNLFYVVVYKVSPDWKPIISSHARKATIREFYTLVLPSLQRLSNNIADVNQDDDLMTTARTSSEEKRDLDFDRDEECGICLEPCTQMVLPNCCHAMCINCYRDWYIYAYQSLSDLKFTLFLVFDFKEEFLPYVHSNSVLPPLQENEIRVVPILSGQPEESELRRFVGSHVQSRRG comes from the exons ATGGTGGATTATTATCAGGTTGCTGCGAGAAGGGCTTCCTACCCAGACTCCATCCAGATCCTTGAGGCTGATATTCAGCACGCGAACACGCT CGCAGCATCTATTCCCAGAGCCAAAGATGGCACTTTTCTTCAAATGAAATTGCTCTACAATCCCTCTGTGCATGTTTTAAGGTTTTTATTGCAATGGATGGATCTCTCATGTTCATGTTTGCTCCCAAGTTACCTAAATCTCTTCTATGTGGTTGTCTATAAG GTTTCACCAGATTGGAAGCCAATCATCTCTTCCCATGCAAGGAAGGCTACCATTAGAGAATTCTACA CTTTGGTGCTTCCATCTCTCCAGCGCCTCAGCAACAACATCGCGGATGTTAATCAAGATGATGACCTAATGACTACTGCAAGAACAAGCTCAGAGGAGAAGAGGGACCTTGATTTCGACAGAGACGAGGAGTGTGGAATCTGCTTAGAGCCCTGCACCCAAATGGTTTTACCAAACTGCTGCCATGCTATGTGCATCAATTGCTACCGTGACTGGTACATATATGCGTACCAGTCTCTCTCTGATCTCAAGTTCACTCTCTTCTTAGTATTCGATTTCAAAGAAGAGTTTCTGCCTTACGTACATAGCAATTCTGTCCTCCCTCCCTTGCAGGAAAATGAGATCAGAGTCGTGCCCATTCTGTCGGGGCAGCCTGAGGAGAGTGAGCTCAGGAGATTTGTGGGTTCTCATGTCCAGTCGCGACGCGGTTGA
- the LOC127789764 gene encoding E3 ubiquitin-protein ligase AIRP2-like isoform X2, which yields MLIHVHLSLCYLSFYLDFGLQSILVFKFVYVFSAASIPRAKDGTFLQMKLLYNPSVHVLRFLLQWMDLSCSCLLPSYLNLFYVVVYKVSPDWKPIISSHARKATIREFYTLVLPSLQRLSNNIADVNQDDDLMTTARTSSEEKRDLDFDRDEECGICLEPCTQMVLPNCCHAMCINCYRDWKMRSESCPFCRGSLRRVSSGDLWVLMSSRDAVDPETASREEILQFYLYINSLPKDTPDAVFLMYYEYLI from the exons ATGCTTATACATGTTCATCTTTCTCTTTgttatctttctttttatttggaCTTTGGGCTTCAATCAATTCTCGTTTTCAAGTTTGTATATGTCTTCAGCGCAGCATCTATTCCCAGAGCCAAAGATGGCACTTTTCTTCAAATGAAATTGCTCTACAATCCCTCTGTGCATGTTTTAAGGTTTTTATTGCAATGGATGGATCTCTCATGTTCATGTTTGCTCCCAAGTTACCTAAATCTCTTCTATGTGGTTGTCTATAAG GTTTCACCAGATTGGAAGCCAATCATCTCTTCCCATGCAAGGAAGGCTACCATTAGAGAATTCTACA CTTTGGTGCTTCCATCTCTCCAGCGCCTCAGCAACAACATCGCGGATGTTAATCAAGATGATGACCTAATGACTACTGCAAGAACAAGCTCAGAGGAGAAGAGGGACCTTGATTTCGACAGAGACGAGGAGTGTGGAATCTGCTTAGAGCCCTGCACCCAAATGGTTTTACCAAACTGCTGCCATGCTATGTGCATCAATTGCTACCGTGACTG GAAAATGAGATCAGAGTCGTGCCCATTCTGTCGGGGCAGCCTGAGGAGAGTGAGCTCAGGAGATTTGTGGGTTCTCATGTCCAGTCGCGACGCGGTTGATCCTGAAACTGCATCGAGGGAGGAGATTCTGCAGTTCTATCTGTACATAAACAGCCTGCCTAAAGACACCCCGGATGCTGTCTTCTTAATGTATTACGAGTATTTGATTTAA
- the LOC127789764 gene encoding E3 ubiquitin-protein ligase AIRP2-like isoform X1 — MLIHVHLSLCYLSFYLDFGLQSILVFKFVYVFSAASIPRAKDGTFLQMKLLYNPSVHVLRFLLQWMDLSCSCLLPSYLNLFYVVVYKVSPDWKPIISSHARKATIREFYTLVLPSLQRLSNNIADVNQDDDLMTTARTSSEEKRDLDFDRDEECGICLEPCTQMVLPNCCHAMCINCYRDWYIYAYQSLSDLKFTLFLVFDFKEEFLPYVHSNSVLPPLQENEIRVVPILSGQPEESELRRFVGSHVQSRRG; from the exons ATGCTTATACATGTTCATCTTTCTCTTTgttatctttctttttatttggaCTTTGGGCTTCAATCAATTCTCGTTTTCAAGTTTGTATATGTCTTCAGCGCAGCATCTATTCCCAGAGCCAAAGATGGCACTTTTCTTCAAATGAAATTGCTCTACAATCCCTCTGTGCATGTTTTAAGGTTTTTATTGCAATGGATGGATCTCTCATGTTCATGTTTGCTCCCAAGTTACCTAAATCTCTTCTATGTGGTTGTCTATAAG GTTTCACCAGATTGGAAGCCAATCATCTCTTCCCATGCAAGGAAGGCTACCATTAGAGAATTCTACA CTTTGGTGCTTCCATCTCTCCAGCGCCTCAGCAACAACATCGCGGATGTTAATCAAGATGATGACCTAATGACTACTGCAAGAACAAGCTCAGAGGAGAAGAGGGACCTTGATTTCGACAGAGACGAGGAGTGTGGAATCTGCTTAGAGCCCTGCACCCAAATGGTTTTACCAAACTGCTGCCATGCTATGTGCATCAATTGCTACCGTGACTGGTACATATATGCGTACCAGTCTCTCTCTGATCTCAAGTTCACTCTCTTCTTAGTATTCGATTTCAAAGAAGAGTTTCTGCCTTACGTACATAGCAATTCTGTCCTCCCTCCCTTGCAGGAAAATGAGATCAGAGTCGTGCCCATTCTGTCGGGGCAGCCTGAGGAGAGTGAGCTCAGGAGATTTGTGGGTTCTCATGTCCAGTCGCGACGCGGTTGA
- the LOC127789764 gene encoding E3 ubiquitin-protein ligase AIRP2-like isoform X6 yields MKLLYNPSVHVLRFLLQWMDLSCSCLLPSYLNLFYVVVYKVSPDWKPIISSHARKATIREFYTLVLPSLQRLSNNIADVNQDDDLMTTARTSSEEKRDLDFDRDEECGICLEPCTQMVLPNCCHAMCINCYRDWYIYAYQSLSDLKFTLFLVFDFKEEFLPYVHSNSVLPPLQENEIRVVPILSGQPEESELRRFVGSHVQSRRG; encoded by the exons ATGAAATTGCTCTACAATCCCTCTGTGCATGTTTTAAGGTTTTTATTGCAATGGATGGATCTCTCATGTTCATGTTTGCTCCCAAGTTACCTAAATCTCTTCTATGTGGTTGTCTATAAG GTTTCACCAGATTGGAAGCCAATCATCTCTTCCCATGCAAGGAAGGCTACCATTAGAGAATTCTACA CTTTGGTGCTTCCATCTCTCCAGCGCCTCAGCAACAACATCGCGGATGTTAATCAAGATGATGACCTAATGACTACTGCAAGAACAAGCTCAGAGGAGAAGAGGGACCTTGATTTCGACAGAGACGAGGAGTGTGGAATCTGCTTAGAGCCCTGCACCCAAATGGTTTTACCAAACTGCTGCCATGCTATGTGCATCAATTGCTACCGTGACTGGTACATATATGCGTACCAGTCTCTCTCTGATCTCAAGTTCACTCTCTTCTTAGTATTCGATTTCAAAGAAGAGTTTCTGCCTTACGTACATAGCAATTCTGTCCTCCCTCCCTTGCAGGAAAATGAGATCAGAGTCGTGCCCATTCTGTCGGGGCAGCCTGAGGAGAGTGAGCTCAGGAGATTTGTGGGTTCTCATGTCCAGTCGCGACGCGGTTGA